In a single window of the Nicotiana tomentosiformis chromosome 8, ASM39032v3, whole genome shotgun sequence genome:
- the LOC138897934 gene encoding uncharacterized protein, with translation MGQLASNQNTRHVATLPSDTEKNPQVNAVTLRHGRELEEVPKKRKYKPIPNGGLFPKATHESKKDDTSSEPVNATRPPPPFPQRLQKKNDDCMFNKFLSMLSQVQLNIPLVDVLREIPKHAKYIKDIVSHKRRLTEFIVSLTEECTSRVQNKLPQKLKDPISFTIHVRIGNIDVGRALCDLGGLGAPRPTIVMLQLADRSIAYLEGVVEDVLLQIAKFIFPVDFIILDYEADEQVPIILG, from the exons ATGGGGCAGCTAGCGTCAAATCAAAATACTAGGCATGTAGCcactcttcccagtgatacagagaagaaccctcaagttaatgcagttacacttagacaCGGGAGGGAATTagaagaagtgccaaagaagagaaagtaCAAGCCTATACCTAATGGGGGGTTGTTTCCTAAGGCAACACATGAGTCAAAGAAAGATGACACAAGTTCAGAGCCAGTGAATGCTACAAGGCCGCCACCACCATTCCCCCAACGATTGCAGAAGAAGAATGATGattgcatgttcaacaaatttctctctatgttgagtcaggttcaattgaatattccgtTGGTGGATGTACTTCGCGAAATTCCAAAGCATGCTAAGTACATCAAAGATATAGTATCTCACAAGAGGAGATTGACTGAATTCATAGTctcacttactgaggagtgcacttcaagagtccaaaacaagcttcctcaaaagcttaaggatcctatCAGTTTCACCATCCATGTGCGGATTGGTAATATCgatgtgggtcgtgctctttgtgatttagGG ggtctgggagctccaagaccaaccatTGTGATGTTGCAACTAGccgataggtccatagcctaccttGAAGGAGTggttgaagatgtgctgctgcaaattgcaAAATTCATCTTCCCCGTGGACTTCATTATCCTAGATtatgaggctgatgaacaagttccaatcatattgggatga
- the LOC104091911 gene encoding probable polygalacturonase At3g15720 isoform X8 gives MAFKQAWTATCSSKSRNPSMLIPSEKSFLIRPITFQGPCKSSNIHLQLSGSIVAPEDPKEWRGCENVSWIYFTGVFGLFINGSGTINGNGQRWWKIPSGIRVNGTCTKPTAVHFNYCNGLQLSGIKLVNSSRNHISLTYSKGVTISNIHISAPKYSRNTDGIDISNSSQLHIQDSTIQTGDDCIAINTGCVDIHISGISCGPGHGISVGSLGPDNTYAYVDNVYVTNCNLVGTQNGVRIKTWQGGSGYARSIHFEDIHLKNVENPIIIDQNYCNGDHSCQPQESAVKVSYITYKNIHGSTSSKAAINLNCSNSTACTNIDMENINITPVVSGQKVFAICNNAKGKASSTSPPVPCLDKY, from the exons ATG GCATTCAAACAAGCTTGGACAGCTACTTGTAGCAGTAAAAGTAGAAATCCGTCAATGCTTATACCAAGTGAAAAGTCATTTTTAATACGGCCTATTACATTCCAAGGACCTTGCAAGTCCTCCAATATTCATCTACAA TTATCAGGATCAATTGTAGCACCAGAGGATCCAAAGGAATGGAGAGGTTGTGAAAATGTTAGTTGGATTTATTTTACAGGTGTTTTTGGTCTCTTCATCAATGGTTCTGGTACTATCAATGGCAATGGCCAACGCTGGTGGAAAATTCCTAGTGGTATCAGG GTGAATGGAACTTGCACTAAACCAACT GCTGTCCACTTCAATTATTGTAACGGCCTTCAATTGAGTGGAATTAAGCTAGTGAATAGTTCGAGAAACCATATAAGCCTGACTTACAGCAAAGGAGTAACCATCTCAAATATTCATATAAGTGCACCAAAATATAGTCGCAATACTGATGGTATTGATATCTCTAACTCTAGCCAACTTCACATTCAAGACTCCACTATTCAGACAG GTGATGACTGCATTGCCATCAATACTGGGTGCGTTGATATTCATATTTCTggtatttcatgtggaccagGGCATGGTATAAG TGTGGGTAGCTTAGGTCCAGATAACACATATGCGTATGTGGACAACGTCTATGTAACAAATTGTAACCTTGTGGGAACTCAGAATGGTGTTAGAATTAAGACATGGCAG GGTGGTTCTGGATATGCTAGGTCTATACATTTTGAAGATATTCACCTCAAAAATGTAGAAAACCCCATCATTATTGATCAGAATTATTGCAATGGAGACCATTCATGTCAACCTcag GAAAGCGCAGTGAAAGTGAGCTATATAACATACAAGAATATACATGGAAGTACAAGCAGCAAAGCAGCAATAAATTTGAACTGTAGCAATAGCACAGCTTGCACCAACATTGATATGGAGAATATCAACATAACTCCAGTTGTCTCTGGACAAAAGGTTTTTGCTATTTgcaataatgccaaaggaaaagCCTCTTCAACTTCACCTCCTGTACCTTGCTTGGATAAATATTAG
- the LOC104091911 gene encoding probable polygalacturonase At3g15720 isoform X5, producing MDRAFIFVICITPFILDKSLAAIFDVTSYGAVGDGMHDDTKAFKQAWTATCSSKSRNPSMLIPSEKSFLIRPITFQGPCKSSNIHLQLSGSIVAPEDPKEWRGCENVSWIYFTGVFGLFINGSGTINGNGQRWWKIPSGIRVNGTCTKPTAVHFNYCNGLQLSGIKLVNSSRNHISLTYSKGVTISNIHISAPKYSRNTDGIDISNSSQLHIQDSTIQTGDDCIAINTGCVDIHISGISCGPGHGISVGSLGPDNTYAYVDNVYVTNCNLVGTQNGVRIKTWQGGSGYARSIHFEDIHLKNVENPIIIDQNYCNGDHSCQPQESAVKVSYITYKNIHGSTSSKAAINLNCSNSTACTNIDMENINITPVVSGQKVFAICNNAKGKASSTSPPVPCLDKY from the exons ATG GATCGAGCTTTCATTTTTGTGATTTGTATTACTCCATTTATTCTTGACAAAAGTCTTGCTGCTATTTTTGATGTAACAAGTTATGGCGCCGTTGGAGATGGAATGCACGACGACACTAAA GCATTCAAACAAGCTTGGACAGCTACTTGTAGCAGTAAAAGTAGAAATCCGTCAATGCTTATACCAAGTGAAAAGTCATTTTTAATACGGCCTATTACATTCCAAGGACCTTGCAAGTCCTCCAATATTCATCTACAA TTATCAGGATCAATTGTAGCACCAGAGGATCCAAAGGAATGGAGAGGTTGTGAAAATGTTAGTTGGATTTATTTTACAGGTGTTTTTGGTCTCTTCATCAATGGTTCTGGTACTATCAATGGCAATGGCCAACGCTGGTGGAAAATTCCTAGTGGTATCAGG GTGAATGGAACTTGCACTAAACCAACT GCTGTCCACTTCAATTATTGTAACGGCCTTCAATTGAGTGGAATTAAGCTAGTGAATAGTTCGAGAAACCATATAAGCCTGACTTACAGCAAAGGAGTAACCATCTCAAATATTCATATAAGTGCACCAAAATATAGTCGCAATACTGATGGTATTGATATCTCTAACTCTAGCCAACTTCACATTCAAGACTCCACTATTCAGACAG GTGATGACTGCATTGCCATCAATACTGGGTGCGTTGATATTCATATTTCTggtatttcatgtggaccagGGCATGGTATAAG TGTGGGTAGCTTAGGTCCAGATAACACATATGCGTATGTGGACAACGTCTATGTAACAAATTGTAACCTTGTGGGAACTCAGAATGGTGTTAGAATTAAGACATGGCAG GGTGGTTCTGGATATGCTAGGTCTATACATTTTGAAGATATTCACCTCAAAAATGTAGAAAACCCCATCATTATTGATCAGAATTATTGCAATGGAGACCATTCATGTCAACCTcag GAAAGCGCAGTGAAAGTGAGCTATATAACATACAAGAATATACATGGAAGTACAAGCAGCAAAGCAGCAATAAATTTGAACTGTAGCAATAGCACAGCTTGCACCAACATTGATATGGAGAATATCAACATAACTCCAGTTGTCTCTGGACAAAAGGTTTTTGCTATTTgcaataatgccaaaggaaaagCCTCTTCAACTTCACCTCCTGTACCTTGCTTGGATAAATATTAG
- the LOC104091911 gene encoding probable polygalacturonase At3g15720 isoform X4, translating to MVCWRTRDRAFIFVICITPFILDKSLAAIFDVTSYGAVGDGMHDDTKVTQIISIAFKQAWTATCSSKSRNPSMLIPSEKSFLIRPITFQGPCKSSNIHLQLSGSIVAPEDPKEWRGCENVSWIYFTGVFGLFINGSGTINGNGQRWWKIPSGIRAVHFNYCNGLQLSGIKLVNSSRNHISLTYSKGVTISNIHISAPKYSRNTDGIDISNSSQLHIQDSTIQTGDDCIAINTGCVDIHISGISCGPGHGISVGSLGPDNTYAYVDNVYVTNCNLVGTQNGVRIKTWQGGSGYARSIHFEDIHLKNVENPIIIDQNYCNGDHSCQPQESAVKVSYITYKNIHGSTSSKAAINLNCSNSTACTNIDMENINITPVVSGQKVFAICNNAKGKASSTSPPVPCLDKY from the exons ATGGTTTGTTGGCGTACTCGG GATCGAGCTTTCATTTTTGTGATTTGTATTACTCCATTTATTCTTGACAAAAGTCTTGCTGCTATTTTTGATGTAACAAGTTATGGCGCCGTTGGAGATGGAATGCACGACGACACTAAAGTAACACAAATAATTTCAATT GCATTCAAACAAGCTTGGACAGCTACTTGTAGCAGTAAAAGTAGAAATCCGTCAATGCTTATACCAAGTGAAAAGTCATTTTTAATACGGCCTATTACATTCCAAGGACCTTGCAAGTCCTCCAATATTCATCTACAA TTATCAGGATCAATTGTAGCACCAGAGGATCCAAAGGAATGGAGAGGTTGTGAAAATGTTAGTTGGATTTATTTTACAGGTGTTTTTGGTCTCTTCATCAATGGTTCTGGTACTATCAATGGCAATGGCCAACGCTGGTGGAAAATTCCTAGTGGTATCAGG GCTGTCCACTTCAATTATTGTAACGGCCTTCAATTGAGTGGAATTAAGCTAGTGAATAGTTCGAGAAACCATATAAGCCTGACTTACAGCAAAGGAGTAACCATCTCAAATATTCATATAAGTGCACCAAAATATAGTCGCAATACTGATGGTATTGATATCTCTAACTCTAGCCAACTTCACATTCAAGACTCCACTATTCAGACAG GTGATGACTGCATTGCCATCAATACTGGGTGCGTTGATATTCATATTTCTggtatttcatgtggaccagGGCATGGTATAAG TGTGGGTAGCTTAGGTCCAGATAACACATATGCGTATGTGGACAACGTCTATGTAACAAATTGTAACCTTGTGGGAACTCAGAATGGTGTTAGAATTAAGACATGGCAG GGTGGTTCTGGATATGCTAGGTCTATACATTTTGAAGATATTCACCTCAAAAATGTAGAAAACCCCATCATTATTGATCAGAATTATTGCAATGGAGACCATTCATGTCAACCTcag GAAAGCGCAGTGAAAGTGAGCTATATAACATACAAGAATATACATGGAAGTACAAGCAGCAAAGCAGCAATAAATTTGAACTGTAGCAATAGCACAGCTTGCACCAACATTGATATGGAGAATATCAACATAACTCCAGTTGTCTCTGGACAAAAGGTTTTTGCTATTTgcaataatgccaaaggaaaagCCTCTTCAACTTCACCTCCTGTACCTTGCTTGGATAAATATTAG
- the LOC104091911 gene encoding probable polygalacturonase At3g15720 isoform X1 yields the protein MVCWRTRDRAFIFVICITPFILDKSLAAIFDVTSYGAVGDGMHDDTKVTQIISIAFKQAWTATCSSKSRNPSMLIPSEKSFLIRPITFQGPCKSSNIHLQLSGSIVAPEDPKEWRGCENVSWIYFTGVFGLFINGSGTINGNGQRWWKIPSGIRVNGTCTKPTAVHFNYCNGLQLSGIKLVNSSRNHISLTYSKGVTISNIHISAPKYSRNTDGIDISNSSQLHIQDSTIQTGDDCIAINTGCVDIHISGISCGPGHGISVGSLGPDNTYAYVDNVYVTNCNLVGTQNGVRIKTWQGGSGYARSIHFEDIHLKNVENPIIIDQNYCNGDHSCQPQESAVKVSYITYKNIHGSTSSKAAINLNCSNSTACTNIDMENINITPVVSGQKVFAICNNAKGKASSTSPPVPCLDKY from the exons ATGGTTTGTTGGCGTACTCGG GATCGAGCTTTCATTTTTGTGATTTGTATTACTCCATTTATTCTTGACAAAAGTCTTGCTGCTATTTTTGATGTAACAAGTTATGGCGCCGTTGGAGATGGAATGCACGACGACACTAAAGTAACACAAATAATTTCAATT GCATTCAAACAAGCTTGGACAGCTACTTGTAGCAGTAAAAGTAGAAATCCGTCAATGCTTATACCAAGTGAAAAGTCATTTTTAATACGGCCTATTACATTCCAAGGACCTTGCAAGTCCTCCAATATTCATCTACAA TTATCAGGATCAATTGTAGCACCAGAGGATCCAAAGGAATGGAGAGGTTGTGAAAATGTTAGTTGGATTTATTTTACAGGTGTTTTTGGTCTCTTCATCAATGGTTCTGGTACTATCAATGGCAATGGCCAACGCTGGTGGAAAATTCCTAGTGGTATCAGG GTGAATGGAACTTGCACTAAACCAACT GCTGTCCACTTCAATTATTGTAACGGCCTTCAATTGAGTGGAATTAAGCTAGTGAATAGTTCGAGAAACCATATAAGCCTGACTTACAGCAAAGGAGTAACCATCTCAAATATTCATATAAGTGCACCAAAATATAGTCGCAATACTGATGGTATTGATATCTCTAACTCTAGCCAACTTCACATTCAAGACTCCACTATTCAGACAG GTGATGACTGCATTGCCATCAATACTGGGTGCGTTGATATTCATATTTCTggtatttcatgtggaccagGGCATGGTATAAG TGTGGGTAGCTTAGGTCCAGATAACACATATGCGTATGTGGACAACGTCTATGTAACAAATTGTAACCTTGTGGGAACTCAGAATGGTGTTAGAATTAAGACATGGCAG GGTGGTTCTGGATATGCTAGGTCTATACATTTTGAAGATATTCACCTCAAAAATGTAGAAAACCCCATCATTATTGATCAGAATTATTGCAATGGAGACCATTCATGTCAACCTcag GAAAGCGCAGTGAAAGTGAGCTATATAACATACAAGAATATACATGGAAGTACAAGCAGCAAAGCAGCAATAAATTTGAACTGTAGCAATAGCACAGCTTGCACCAACATTGATATGGAGAATATCAACATAACTCCAGTTGTCTCTGGACAAAAGGTTTTTGCTATTTgcaataatgccaaaggaaaagCCTCTTCAACTTCACCTCCTGTACCTTGCTTGGATAAATATTAG
- the LOC104091911 gene encoding probable polygalacturonase At3g15720 isoform X6, with the protein MHDDTKVTQIISIAFKQAWTATCSSKSRNPSMLIPSEKSFLIRPITFQGPCKSSNIHLQLSGSIVAPEDPKEWRGCENVSWIYFTGVFGLFINGSGTINGNGQRWWKIPSGIRVNGTCTKPTAVHFNYCNGLQLSGIKLVNSSRNHISLTYSKGVTISNIHISAPKYSRNTDGIDISNSSQLHIQDSTIQTGDDCIAINTGCVDIHISGISCGPGHGISVGSLGPDNTYAYVDNVYVTNCNLVGTQNGVRIKTWQGGSGYARSIHFEDIHLKNVENPIIIDQNYCNGDHSCQPQESAVKVSYITYKNIHGSTSSKAAINLNCSNSTACTNIDMENINITPVVSGQKVFAICNNAKGKASSTSPPVPCLDKY; encoded by the exons ATGCACGACGACACTAAAGTAACACAAATAATTTCAATT GCATTCAAACAAGCTTGGACAGCTACTTGTAGCAGTAAAAGTAGAAATCCGTCAATGCTTATACCAAGTGAAAAGTCATTTTTAATACGGCCTATTACATTCCAAGGACCTTGCAAGTCCTCCAATATTCATCTACAA TTATCAGGATCAATTGTAGCACCAGAGGATCCAAAGGAATGGAGAGGTTGTGAAAATGTTAGTTGGATTTATTTTACAGGTGTTTTTGGTCTCTTCATCAATGGTTCTGGTACTATCAATGGCAATGGCCAACGCTGGTGGAAAATTCCTAGTGGTATCAGG GTGAATGGAACTTGCACTAAACCAACT GCTGTCCACTTCAATTATTGTAACGGCCTTCAATTGAGTGGAATTAAGCTAGTGAATAGTTCGAGAAACCATATAAGCCTGACTTACAGCAAAGGAGTAACCATCTCAAATATTCATATAAGTGCACCAAAATATAGTCGCAATACTGATGGTATTGATATCTCTAACTCTAGCCAACTTCACATTCAAGACTCCACTATTCAGACAG GTGATGACTGCATTGCCATCAATACTGGGTGCGTTGATATTCATATTTCTggtatttcatgtggaccagGGCATGGTATAAG TGTGGGTAGCTTAGGTCCAGATAACACATATGCGTATGTGGACAACGTCTATGTAACAAATTGTAACCTTGTGGGAACTCAGAATGGTGTTAGAATTAAGACATGGCAG GGTGGTTCTGGATATGCTAGGTCTATACATTTTGAAGATATTCACCTCAAAAATGTAGAAAACCCCATCATTATTGATCAGAATTATTGCAATGGAGACCATTCATGTCAACCTcag GAAAGCGCAGTGAAAGTGAGCTATATAACATACAAGAATATACATGGAAGTACAAGCAGCAAAGCAGCAATAAATTTGAACTGTAGCAATAGCACAGCTTGCACCAACATTGATATGGAGAATATCAACATAACTCCAGTTGTCTCTGGACAAAAGGTTTTTGCTATTTgcaataatgccaaaggaaaagCCTCTTCAACTTCACCTCCTGTACCTTGCTTGGATAAATATTAG
- the LOC104091911 gene encoding probable polygalacturonase At3g15720 isoform X3 encodes MVCWRTRDRAFIFVICITPFILDKSLAAIFDVTSYGAVGDGMHDDTKAFKQAWTATCSSKSRNPSMLIPSEKSFLIRPITFQGPCKSSNIHLQLSGSIVAPEDPKEWRGCENVSWIYFTGVFGLFINGSGTINGNGQRWWKIPSGIRVNGTCTKPTAVHFNYCNGLQLSGIKLVNSSRNHISLTYSKGVTISNIHISAPKYSRNTDGIDISNSSQLHIQDSTIQTGDDCIAINTGCVDIHISGISCGPGHGISVGSLGPDNTYAYVDNVYVTNCNLVGTQNGVRIKTWQGGSGYARSIHFEDIHLKNVENPIIIDQNYCNGDHSCQPQESAVKVSYITYKNIHGSTSSKAAINLNCSNSTACTNIDMENINITPVVSGQKVFAICNNAKGKASSTSPPVPCLDKY; translated from the exons ATGGTTTGTTGGCGTACTCGG GATCGAGCTTTCATTTTTGTGATTTGTATTACTCCATTTATTCTTGACAAAAGTCTTGCTGCTATTTTTGATGTAACAAGTTATGGCGCCGTTGGAGATGGAATGCACGACGACACTAAA GCATTCAAACAAGCTTGGACAGCTACTTGTAGCAGTAAAAGTAGAAATCCGTCAATGCTTATACCAAGTGAAAAGTCATTTTTAATACGGCCTATTACATTCCAAGGACCTTGCAAGTCCTCCAATATTCATCTACAA TTATCAGGATCAATTGTAGCACCAGAGGATCCAAAGGAATGGAGAGGTTGTGAAAATGTTAGTTGGATTTATTTTACAGGTGTTTTTGGTCTCTTCATCAATGGTTCTGGTACTATCAATGGCAATGGCCAACGCTGGTGGAAAATTCCTAGTGGTATCAGG GTGAATGGAACTTGCACTAAACCAACT GCTGTCCACTTCAATTATTGTAACGGCCTTCAATTGAGTGGAATTAAGCTAGTGAATAGTTCGAGAAACCATATAAGCCTGACTTACAGCAAAGGAGTAACCATCTCAAATATTCATATAAGTGCACCAAAATATAGTCGCAATACTGATGGTATTGATATCTCTAACTCTAGCCAACTTCACATTCAAGACTCCACTATTCAGACAG GTGATGACTGCATTGCCATCAATACTGGGTGCGTTGATATTCATATTTCTggtatttcatgtggaccagGGCATGGTATAAG TGTGGGTAGCTTAGGTCCAGATAACACATATGCGTATGTGGACAACGTCTATGTAACAAATTGTAACCTTGTGGGAACTCAGAATGGTGTTAGAATTAAGACATGGCAG GGTGGTTCTGGATATGCTAGGTCTATACATTTTGAAGATATTCACCTCAAAAATGTAGAAAACCCCATCATTATTGATCAGAATTATTGCAATGGAGACCATTCATGTCAACCTcag GAAAGCGCAGTGAAAGTGAGCTATATAACATACAAGAATATACATGGAAGTACAAGCAGCAAAGCAGCAATAAATTTGAACTGTAGCAATAGCACAGCTTGCACCAACATTGATATGGAGAATATCAACATAACTCCAGTTGTCTCTGGACAAAAGGTTTTTGCTATTTgcaataatgccaaaggaaaagCCTCTTCAACTTCACCTCCTGTACCTTGCTTGGATAAATATTAG
- the LOC104091911 gene encoding probable polygalacturonase At3g15720 isoform X2, whose amino-acid sequence MDRAFIFVICITPFILDKSLAAIFDVTSYGAVGDGMHDDTKVTQIISIAFKQAWTATCSSKSRNPSMLIPSEKSFLIRPITFQGPCKSSNIHLQLSGSIVAPEDPKEWRGCENVSWIYFTGVFGLFINGSGTINGNGQRWWKIPSGIRVNGTCTKPTAVHFNYCNGLQLSGIKLVNSSRNHISLTYSKGVTISNIHISAPKYSRNTDGIDISNSSQLHIQDSTIQTGDDCIAINTGCVDIHISGISCGPGHGISVGSLGPDNTYAYVDNVYVTNCNLVGTQNGVRIKTWQGGSGYARSIHFEDIHLKNVENPIIIDQNYCNGDHSCQPQESAVKVSYITYKNIHGSTSSKAAINLNCSNSTACTNIDMENINITPVVSGQKVFAICNNAKGKASSTSPPVPCLDKY is encoded by the exons ATG GATCGAGCTTTCATTTTTGTGATTTGTATTACTCCATTTATTCTTGACAAAAGTCTTGCTGCTATTTTTGATGTAACAAGTTATGGCGCCGTTGGAGATGGAATGCACGACGACACTAAAGTAACACAAATAATTTCAATT GCATTCAAACAAGCTTGGACAGCTACTTGTAGCAGTAAAAGTAGAAATCCGTCAATGCTTATACCAAGTGAAAAGTCATTTTTAATACGGCCTATTACATTCCAAGGACCTTGCAAGTCCTCCAATATTCATCTACAA TTATCAGGATCAATTGTAGCACCAGAGGATCCAAAGGAATGGAGAGGTTGTGAAAATGTTAGTTGGATTTATTTTACAGGTGTTTTTGGTCTCTTCATCAATGGTTCTGGTACTATCAATGGCAATGGCCAACGCTGGTGGAAAATTCCTAGTGGTATCAGG GTGAATGGAACTTGCACTAAACCAACT GCTGTCCACTTCAATTATTGTAACGGCCTTCAATTGAGTGGAATTAAGCTAGTGAATAGTTCGAGAAACCATATAAGCCTGACTTACAGCAAAGGAGTAACCATCTCAAATATTCATATAAGTGCACCAAAATATAGTCGCAATACTGATGGTATTGATATCTCTAACTCTAGCCAACTTCACATTCAAGACTCCACTATTCAGACAG GTGATGACTGCATTGCCATCAATACTGGGTGCGTTGATATTCATATTTCTggtatttcatgtggaccagGGCATGGTATAAG TGTGGGTAGCTTAGGTCCAGATAACACATATGCGTATGTGGACAACGTCTATGTAACAAATTGTAACCTTGTGGGAACTCAGAATGGTGTTAGAATTAAGACATGGCAG GGTGGTTCTGGATATGCTAGGTCTATACATTTTGAAGATATTCACCTCAAAAATGTAGAAAACCCCATCATTATTGATCAGAATTATTGCAATGGAGACCATTCATGTCAACCTcag GAAAGCGCAGTGAAAGTGAGCTATATAACATACAAGAATATACATGGAAGTACAAGCAGCAAAGCAGCAATAAATTTGAACTGTAGCAATAGCACAGCTTGCACCAACATTGATATGGAGAATATCAACATAACTCCAGTTGTCTCTGGACAAAAGGTTTTTGCTATTTgcaataatgccaaaggaaaagCCTCTTCAACTTCACCTCCTGTACCTTGCTTGGATAAATATTAG
- the LOC104091911 gene encoding probable polygalacturonase At3g15720 isoform X7 → MVCWRTRAFKQAWTATCSSKSRNPSMLIPSEKSFLIRPITFQGPCKSSNIHLQLSGSIVAPEDPKEWRGCENVSWIYFTGVFGLFINGSGTINGNGQRWWKIPSGIRVNGTCTKPTAVHFNYCNGLQLSGIKLVNSSRNHISLTYSKGVTISNIHISAPKYSRNTDGIDISNSSQLHIQDSTIQTGDDCIAINTGCVDIHISGISCGPGHGISVGSLGPDNTYAYVDNVYVTNCNLVGTQNGVRIKTWQGGSGYARSIHFEDIHLKNVENPIIIDQNYCNGDHSCQPQESAVKVSYITYKNIHGSTSSKAAINLNCSNSTACTNIDMENINITPVVSGQKVFAICNNAKGKASSTSPPVPCLDKY, encoded by the exons ATGGTTTGTTGGCGTACTCGG GCATTCAAACAAGCTTGGACAGCTACTTGTAGCAGTAAAAGTAGAAATCCGTCAATGCTTATACCAAGTGAAAAGTCATTTTTAATACGGCCTATTACATTCCAAGGACCTTGCAAGTCCTCCAATATTCATCTACAA TTATCAGGATCAATTGTAGCACCAGAGGATCCAAAGGAATGGAGAGGTTGTGAAAATGTTAGTTGGATTTATTTTACAGGTGTTTTTGGTCTCTTCATCAATGGTTCTGGTACTATCAATGGCAATGGCCAACGCTGGTGGAAAATTCCTAGTGGTATCAGG GTGAATGGAACTTGCACTAAACCAACT GCTGTCCACTTCAATTATTGTAACGGCCTTCAATTGAGTGGAATTAAGCTAGTGAATAGTTCGAGAAACCATATAAGCCTGACTTACAGCAAAGGAGTAACCATCTCAAATATTCATATAAGTGCACCAAAATATAGTCGCAATACTGATGGTATTGATATCTCTAACTCTAGCCAACTTCACATTCAAGACTCCACTATTCAGACAG GTGATGACTGCATTGCCATCAATACTGGGTGCGTTGATATTCATATTTCTggtatttcatgtggaccagGGCATGGTATAAG TGTGGGTAGCTTAGGTCCAGATAACACATATGCGTATGTGGACAACGTCTATGTAACAAATTGTAACCTTGTGGGAACTCAGAATGGTGTTAGAATTAAGACATGGCAG GGTGGTTCTGGATATGCTAGGTCTATACATTTTGAAGATATTCACCTCAAAAATGTAGAAAACCCCATCATTATTGATCAGAATTATTGCAATGGAGACCATTCATGTCAACCTcag GAAAGCGCAGTGAAAGTGAGCTATATAACATACAAGAATATACATGGAAGTACAAGCAGCAAAGCAGCAATAAATTTGAACTGTAGCAATAGCACAGCTTGCACCAACATTGATATGGAGAATATCAACATAACTCCAGTTGTCTCTGGACAAAAGGTTTTTGCTATTTgcaataatgccaaaggaaaagCCTCTTCAACTTCACCTCCTGTACCTTGCTTGGATAAATATTAG